CGGGATGGATACCGCCCGGCGGGGCGGGCGGCTCCTGCGGCGGCGGAGGAGGCAACGGCGCAGGAGCGGCGCGCGCGGCGCGCATCTCCTGGTCCTGGAGCCTCCGGTCAATGCTCTGGAGCAGGTCCACGATCTTGTTCAGCTTCCAGTACCAGCAGAAAAACTCCCGGAACAGGAAAAAGATCAGGGCCAGGACAAGAATTCCGATCAGGATGTTTCCGTAGTGCACGGTCCAGCTCTCAAACATTTTTCCCCTCACTCTCTTCCGCAGCAAGCCCAGATCGCCGGTATGCCGGCCAGAGGAAGAATAACGCCGCGGCGGGAAACTTCCAAGGCAAACGGACCGAGAGAGGGGAAGCGGGGCACCCGGCAGGGATTTCTAGGCGGGCAAGCCCGGTGAATTCAAAATATCGGCTTGCGCAACGGTGATGTGGAAGTCTTTGTCTTCCTTGGAAAGCTCCTTGGACTGGTACATGGCGGCGTCCGCCTTGTTGGTGAGCGCTTTGGGAGTATCGCTGGCCTTGTGATCGAGTTCGGCGATTCCGATGCTGAAGGAAACGCCCTCCTTGCACTTGGGGCGGAACACTTCGATCAAGCGCTGGCACAGTTTATAGGCCTGGCTTGCATTCGTGGCGGGCAGGATGACGCAAAATTCATCCCCCCGTAGCGGCATGGGAAGTCGGTGTCCCGCGTCACTTCGAGAAGCGCCTGGCCGACATTCACCAAGACTTGATCCCCGGCCAGATGGCCCTTGGTGTCGTTCAGCGCCTTGAATCCGTTCAGGTCGAAATAGACGAGCGTGAGGCTCTGGAGGTGCCGGGAGGCGCCCATGACTTCCCGCCGGAGATCTTCGGCAAAAGCCCGCTGGTTGAACAGTTGGGTCAACGCGTCCTTGCGGGACAGATCGCGCAGCTGCTCGGTTCTTTCTTGAACCGTCTCTTCGAGGGAGGCGACGTATTCGGCCAGCTGGTTGTTCGCGGATTCCACCTCGGCGAGCATGCTGTTGATGTAGGCGTCGAAGATGAGCTGGACGTCGAAGAGGATGATCTTGT
The bacterium DNA segment above includes these coding regions:
- a CDS encoding diguanylate cyclase; the encoded protein is MPLRGDEFCVILPATNASQAYKLCQRLIEVFRPKCKEGVSFSIGIAELDHKASDTPKALTNKADAAMYQSKELSKEDKDFHITVAQADILNSPGLPA
- a CDS encoding GGDEF domain-containing protein gives rise to the protein MTATGIQTSLADQMKISEWEANARKKLFEFSEEEVSALISCRTFIGEHVDEIVDAFYKKQTAVREISLLIGDSGTFRRLRASMRQYVAELFDGFYDLEYVNKRLHIGTVHKRIGVSPKFYISAVRLLEDLLRQKIETHFSVEDSHRIEDALHKIILFDVQLIFDAYINSMLAEVESANNQLAEYVASLEETVQERTEQLRDLSRKDALTQLFNQRAFAEDLRREVMGASRHLQSLTLVYFDLNGFKALNDTKGHLAGDQVLVNVGQALLEVTRDTDFPCRYGGMNFASSCPPRMQARPINCASA